One Agelaius phoeniceus isolate bAgePho1 chromosome 6, bAgePho1.hap1, whole genome shotgun sequence DNA window includes the following coding sequences:
- the KLHL28 gene encoding kelch-like protein 28 produces the protein MDGSSPPFLLAKLTPLHSEQLLQGLNLLRQHQELCDVVLRAGEAKIHAHKAVLASISPYFKAMFTGNLSEKENAEVEFQCVDEAALQAIVEYAYTGTVFISQDTVESLLPAANLLQVKLVVKECCAFLESQLDPGNCIGISRFAETYGCRELYLAASKFICQNFEDVCQTEEFLELTHSELDEIVSNDCLNVLTEETVFYALEAWIKYDVQERQKYLAQLLHCVRLPLLSVKFLTRLYEANHLIRDDHTCKHLLNEALKYHFMPEHRLSHQTMLLTRPRCAPKVLCAVGGKAGLFACLESMEMYFPQNDSWIGLAPLSIPRYEFGVCVLEQKMYVVGGIATHVCQGISYRKHESSVECWDPDTNTWSSLERMFESRSTLGVAVLAGELYALGGYDGQSYLRSVEKYVPKGKEWQLVAPMSRTRSCFAAAVLDGMIYAIGGYGPAHMNSMERYDPSKNSWETVASMADKRINFGVGVMLGFIFVVGGHNGVSHLSSIERYDPHQNQWTVCRPMKEPRTGVGAAVIDNHLYVVGGHSGSSYLNTVQRYEPISDSWLDSAGMMYCRCNFGLTAL, from the exons ATGGACGGGTCGTCCCCGCCGTTCCTGCTGGCCAAGCTGACCCCGCTGCACtcggagcagctgctgcagggcctgaaCCTGCTGcggcagcaccaggagctctgTGACGTGGTGCTGCGCGCCGGCGAGGCCAAGATCCACGCGCACAAGGCCGTGCTGGCCAGCATCAGCCCCTACTTCAAGGCCATGTTCACCGGGAACCTGTCGGAGAAGGAGAACGCTGAGGTGGAGTTCCAGTGCGTGGATGAGGCGGCGCTGCAGGCCATCGTGGAGTACGCCTACACCGGCACCGTCTTCATCTCGCAGGACACCGTGGAGTCGCTGCTGCCCGCCGCCAACCTGCTGCAG GTCAAGCTGGTGGTCAAGGAGTGCTGCGCCTTCCTGGAGAGCCAGCTGGACCCCGGCAACTGCATCGGCATCTCGCGCTTCGCCGAGACCTACGGCTGCCGCGAGCTCTACCTGGCCGCCAGCAAGTTCATCTGCCAGAACTTCGAGGACGTGTGCCAGACCGAGGAGTTCCTGGAGCTGACGCACTCGGAGCTGGACGAGATCGTGTCCAACGACTGCCTGAACGTGCTGACGGAGGAGACGGTGTTCTACGCCCTGGAGGCCTGGATCAAGTACGACGTGCAGGAGCGCCAGAAGTACCTGGCGCAGCTGCTGCACTGCGTGCGCCTGCCCCTGCTCAGCGTCAAGTTCCTCACGCGCCTCTACGAGGCCAACCACCTGATCCGGGACGACCACACCTGCAAGCACCTGCTCAACGAGGCCCTCAAGTACCACTTCATGCCCGAGCACAGACTGTCCCACCAGACCATGCTGCTGACGCGGCCCCGCTGCGCGCCCAAGGTGCTCTGTGCCGTGGGGGGCAAGGCCGGGCTCTTCGCCTGCCTGGAGAG CATGGAGATGTATTTCCCCCAGAACGACTCGTGGATCGGGCTGGCCCCTCTGAGCATCCCCCGCTACGAGTTCGGGGTGTGCGTGCTGGAGCAGAAGATGTACGTGGTGGGGGGCATCGCCACGCACGTGTGCCAGGGCATCAGCTACAGGAAGCACGAGAGCTCCGTGGAGTGCTGGGACCCCGACACCAACACCTGGAGCTCCCTGGAGAGGATGTTCGAGAGCCGCAGCACGCTGGGCGTGGCCGTGCTGGCCGGCGAGCTCTACGCCCTGGGCGGCTACGACGGCCAGTCCTACCTGAGGAGCGTGGAGAAGTACGTGCCCAAGGGCAAGGAGTGGCAGCTGGTGGCACCCATGAGCAGGACACGGAGCTGCTTCGCTGCTGCCGTGCTGGACGGCATGATCTATGCCATCGGGGGCTACGGGCCTGCCCACATGAACAG CATGGAACGTTACGATCCGAGCAAGAACTCCTGGGAGACCGTGGCCTCCATGGCTGACAAACGGATAAACTTTGGGGTGGGGGTCATGCTGGGCTTCATCTTCGTGGTGGGGGGACACAACGGGGTGTCCCACCTGTCCAGCATCGAGAGGTACGACCCCCACCAGAACCAGTGGACGGTGTGCCGGCCCATGAAGGAGCCCAGGACAG GCGTGGGCGCGGCGGTGATCGATAACCACCTGTACGTGGTGGGCGGGCACTCGGGCTCCTCCTACCTGAACACGGTGCAGAGGTACGAGCCCATCTCGGACTCGTGGCTGGACTCGGCGGGGATGATGTACTGCCGCTGCAACTTCGGCCTCACGGCCCTCTGA